Proteins co-encoded in one Kribbella solani genomic window:
- a CDS encoding CHAT domain-containing protein, which yields MAGGSVEAVKNLLPLALSRPHDAIASARTLLANAPAAVEASIAHQACGIGLRQLGEVTAAVRELRTALRLAERSGRSEREADVLATLGATLGRAGRSREGLARLDRAVELSRGALTGRVLLRRADVLLVLGRHREALDDLRSAITRLRRSGDQVWEARSRNYRGFIQLALGGARRADADFAVAEKLYAATGQEFEYAEARQNRGLVAYSRGDLPAALRYLDEAGRRFTAVGVVWPDLAIDRCGVLLAAGLAAEALTEMDQAIAAMEAGSGTATKRGELWFAAATAALAAGDPAAAEERAERARRLFSAQRREWWSVRSSMVLLDARYQAGERGEGLLRRVSAVARRLDALGASEASAAHLLAGRLALAAGRSRAADRQLELAGRHSKDAPPIARSSAWLGKALRAEARGDVRGMLAACGRGLDALDEQRLAMGATELRALATGQGSELAGLALRHALRRGDAGRLLTWSERWRATALGVPPVRSSDQHLIAELAALRDVARRVDADPSLEKERRRLERAVRDRTLRAHAGPRRRGVVRFDVAEVVAALGETVLVELVEVDGVLHAVVVRDGRITHHEVGPLAAAALEVERSRFHLRRLAHARPLGGRVDGVAENAARPMGGRGGGGGPSLDVLGTRLGNAVLGAALDGVGERAVVLVPPGRLQALPWGLVPRLAERVVNVVPSVAAWLRARRVRPPADRRVVLVLGPGLSAGRTEVMRLAEQYPDATVLADGDATAEKVLRELDGAWIAHIAAHGTFRADSPLFSSLRLDDGPLTVYDFERLRRAPYRMVLSSCDSGLAKPVGADELLGLSSSLIPLGAAGILASVVPVNDPATAPLMLAVHDNLRAGHSLASAFAAARREARGDPVAEAAARSFVALGA from the coding sequence ATGGCCGGGGGGAGTGTCGAGGCGGTAAAGAATTTGCTGCCGCTGGCATTGTCACGCCCGCACGACGCGATCGCCTCCGCGCGGACCCTGCTCGCGAACGCCCCGGCGGCGGTCGAAGCCTCGATCGCGCATCAGGCCTGCGGCATCGGTTTGCGGCAGCTCGGCGAGGTGACCGCGGCGGTGCGCGAGTTGCGTACGGCGCTGCGGCTGGCCGAGCGGTCCGGGCGATCGGAACGCGAGGCGGATGTGCTGGCCACGCTGGGCGCGACGCTCGGCCGCGCGGGGCGGAGCCGGGAAGGGCTGGCGCGGCTGGATCGTGCCGTCGAGCTGAGCCGCGGCGCGCTGACCGGGCGGGTGCTGCTGCGGCGCGCCGACGTACTGCTGGTGCTCGGGCGGCATCGCGAGGCGCTGGACGACCTTCGGTCCGCGATCACCCGGTTGCGGCGGTCGGGTGATCAGGTCTGGGAGGCCCGATCGCGGAACTATCGCGGTTTCATCCAGCTCGCCTTGGGTGGTGCGCGGCGGGCGGACGCGGATTTCGCGGTCGCGGAGAAGCTGTACGCGGCGACCGGGCAAGAGTTCGAGTACGCGGAAGCCCGGCAGAACCGGGGCCTGGTCGCGTACTCGCGTGGCGATCTGCCGGCGGCACTGCGGTATCTCGACGAGGCCGGACGGCGGTTCACCGCGGTCGGGGTCGTATGGCCGGATCTGGCGATCGATCGGTGTGGCGTACTGCTCGCGGCCGGGTTGGCCGCCGAGGCGCTGACCGAGATGGATCAGGCGATCGCGGCGATGGAAGCCGGGAGCGGTACGGCGACCAAACGCGGCGAACTGTGGTTCGCGGCGGCGACGGCCGCGCTGGCCGCGGGTGATCCGGCGGCGGCGGAGGAACGCGCGGAGCGGGCACGACGGTTGTTCTCGGCGCAGCGGCGGGAATGGTGGTCGGTGCGGTCGTCGATGGTGCTGCTGGATGCCCGGTATCAGGCAGGCGAGCGCGGGGAAGGGTTGCTGCGGCGGGTCAGTGCGGTCGCGCGGCGGCTGGATGCGTTGGGGGCGAGCGAGGCATCGGCGGCGCATTTGCTGGCTGGGCGGCTCGCGTTGGCGGCTGGGCGGTCGCGGGCCGCGGATCGGCAGCTGGAGCTGGCGGGGAGGCACAGTAAGGACGCGCCGCCGATTGCCCGGAGTTCGGCGTGGTTGGGGAAGGCGTTGCGGGCGGAAGCACGTGGTGACGTCCGCGGAATGCTGGCGGCGTGCGGGCGTGGGTTGGACGCGCTGGACGAGCAGCGGTTGGCGATGGGGGCTACCGAGTTGCGGGCGTTGGCTACCGGGCAGGGGTCTGAGCTCGCCGGGCTGGCGTTGCGGCACGCGTTGCGGCGGGGTGATGCGGGGCGGTTGCTGACTTGGTCGGAGCGGTGGCGGGCGACGGCGCTGGGGGTTCCGCCGGTGCGGTCTTCCGATCAGCATTTGATTGCTGAGCTTGCGGCGCTGCGGGATGTGGCTCGGCGGGTGGATGCTGATCCGTCTTTGGAGAAAGAGCGTCGGCGGTTGGAGCGGGCGGTTCGTGATCGGACCTTGCGGGCGCACGCCGGGCCGCGGCGGCGCGGGGTGGTGCGGTTCGATGTCGCGGAGGTGGTGGCGGCGCTCGGGGAGACCGTGCTGGTGGAGTTGGTCGAGGTTGATGGCGTACTGCATGCGGTGGTGGTGCGGGACGGGCGCATCACCCACCACGAGGTCGGGCCACTTGCTGCTGCGGCATTAGAAGTAGAGCGTTCTCGCTTCCACCTCCGCCGGCTGGCGCACGCTCGCCCGCTCGGCGGGCGAGTGGACGGGGTGGCGGAGAACGCGGCCCGCCCTATGGGTGGTCGGGGCGGGGGCGGTGGTCCGTCGCTGGACGTGTTGGGGACTCGATTGGGAAATGCGGTGCTGGGGGCGGCGCTCGATGGGGTTGGGGAGCGGGCGGTGGTGCTGGTGCCGCCGGGGCGGTTGCAGGCGTTGCCTTGGGGGTTGGTGCCGAGGCTGGCGGAGCGGGTGGTGAATGTGGTGCCGTCGGTGGCGGCGTGGTTGCGGGCGCGTCGGGTGCGGCCGCCGGCCGACCGGCGGGTGGTGCTCGTACTCGGACCGGGACTGTCGGCGGGCCGGACCGAGGTGATGCGGCTGGCCGAGCAGTACCCGGACGCCACTGTCCTCGCGGACGGTGACGCGACCGCCGAGAAGGTACTCCGCGAACTCGACGGCGCCTGGATCGCGCACATCGCGGCACACGGCACCTTCCGCGCGGACAGCCCGCTCTTCTCGTCACTGCGACTCGACGACGGCCCGTTGACGGTCTACGACTTCGAACGCCTGCGCCGAGCGCCGTACCGGATGGTGTTGTCGAGCTGCGACTCCGGCCTCGCGAAACCGGTCGGCGCGGACGAACTGCTCGGTTTGAGCAGCAGTCTGATCCCGCTCGGCGCCGCGGGCATCCTCGCCAGCGTCGTACCGGTGAACGATCCGGCGACCGCGCCGCTGATGCTCGCGGTCCACGACAACCTGCGCGCCGGGCACTCGCTGGCGTCGGCGTTCGCGGCCGCCCGGCGGGAGGCGCGCGGCGACCCGGTCGCGGAAGCAGCGGCGCGATCGTTCGTCGCGCTCGGCGCCTGA
- a CDS encoding RNA polymerase sigma factor, giving the protein MRDDPTVVDLVTRARGGDKSAWDELVVRYAPLVYSVCRRCRLTQPDIDDVGQSVWLRLVEHLPGLREPAALPGWIATTTQRECFRLIRASSRVEPVDPAESADVPEQAIAEEEVLRHERRAILRAAFAQLSRQCQALLSLLTQDPPAPYGEISRRLQVPIGSIGPNRARCLNRLRQTPALALLADGPDGMNEETRR; this is encoded by the coding sequence ATGCGGGACGACCCGACCGTCGTCGACCTGGTCACCCGGGCCAGGGGCGGCGACAAGAGCGCGTGGGACGAGTTGGTGGTGCGGTACGCGCCGCTCGTCTACTCGGTCTGCCGGCGGTGCCGGCTGACTCAGCCTGACATCGACGACGTCGGGCAGAGCGTTTGGCTGCGGCTGGTCGAGCACCTGCCCGGCCTGCGTGAGCCGGCCGCGCTGCCGGGCTGGATCGCGACCACGACCCAGCGCGAGTGCTTCCGGCTGATCCGGGCCAGCAGCCGGGTCGAGCCGGTCGATCCGGCGGAGTCGGCCGACGTACCCGAGCAGGCGATCGCGGAGGAGGAAGTGCTGCGGCACGAACGCCGCGCGATCCTGCGGGCCGCGTTCGCGCAGCTGTCACGGCAGTGCCAGGCGTTGCTGTCGTTGCTGACCCAAGATCCGCCAGCGCCGTACGGGGAAATCAGCCGGCGCCTGCAGGTACCGATCGGCAGCATCGGACCGAACCGGGCCCGCTGCCTGAACCGGCTACGACAGACGCCCGCGCTGGCCTTGCTGGCCGACGGACCGGACGGAATGAACGAGGAGACGAGGAGGTGA
- a CDS encoding ClpP family protease translates to MYTEKPDKPHQPYQPAQPVQPDRPGVNPQPILPSWWEPASVSVEQELADRLLAQRTILVGGRLDDALAGHVTAQLLLLDAAGNDPVTLHLSSTESDLDAALSVAGAIDLIESPVHAVARGTVRGAAIAVLAAATEREAQRHTMFVLSTPRFTADGTADQLATLADQHDRQFARLLDLVATATGRPATEIAADLDPGRVLNATEAMEYGLITRVR, encoded by the coding sequence ATGTACACCGAAAAGCCTGACAAGCCCCACCAGCCCTATCAGCCTGCCCAGCCCGTGCAGCCCGATCGGCCCGGCGTGAATCCGCAGCCGATCCTCCCATCGTGGTGGGAGCCGGCGTCGGTGTCGGTCGAGCAAGAGCTGGCGGACCGGTTGCTGGCTCAGCGAACGATTCTGGTCGGCGGACGGCTCGACGACGCGCTTGCCGGCCACGTCACCGCGCAACTCCTGCTACTGGATGCCGCCGGCAACGATCCCGTCACCTTGCATCTGTCGTCCACCGAATCCGACCTGGACGCCGCGCTCTCGGTCGCGGGCGCGATCGACCTGATCGAGTCGCCCGTACACGCGGTCGCGCGCGGCACGGTACGAGGCGCCGCGATCGCCGTACTCGCCGCCGCCACGGAACGCGAGGCGCAGCGGCACACCATGTTCGTTCTGTCGACGCCACGCTTCACCGCGGACGGCACGGCCGATCAGCTCGCGACGCTCGCCGATCAGCACGACCGTCAGTTCGCCCGCCTGCTCGACCTCGTCGCCACCGCCACCGGTCGCCCAGCCACCGAGATAGCCGCCGACCTCGACCCCGGCCGAGTACTCAACGCCACCGAAGCAATGGAGTACGGCCTGATCACGCGCGTGCGCTGA
- a CDS encoding Ig-like domain repeat protein, which produces MSARRFRRWKAASVMLAAALVAGGSAAIGDSGAEAVAAAAASGTPVLNLQAGQTLESTAVVTAEASVENDSVVALKVDGNQLDAEKTAGTAHFAFDMGGNGTEARYRNYLTVNGRADKVYFPDLAGGVGGRLDLPGEWLHAGVNTVTVHAGAAWVDTTNTAAVGYEVLPYGEGGRCPNYDDFALSSIGVSLLGTAIDGEQNDFSYTFGDGTCGSSKRLLTKDLTFVVSGQPGSTAGLRAELDTTRLSNGEHTIVATTASGATATANVRVNNAPAGAPKITPADGVVVKGEQPVIAAVPAGGQNGVDALAIDGAPARTDETLAAGTATFGVTVEAGNSVEAKYHNYLLVNGNRVDLGGDYGVSGAETVAIKLPQRYLKPGDNTIQVKTGDYNGTLNGATCANHDDFKLSTPNLALSSAGTITRGTTYLLTTTGSTTTKAVTSDAVLALGDGTCGPNKEAEFHFSIADAPTAQTVQTLGTGDAARLKVFVGGNGSDSGYDNKVLINGIPLDLGIWEKETAELTFPNEWLVPGVNVLEFVAGTDHGSAKPGGCDNYDDFTLRDFQLTPTGGKATLLGKEVAGSNVTIGGATYPVGTPVTVYVGDGTCGSSHNGVLRKTIQFDVTAEDGSPLAALGRRADVDSTTIADGAHGIEAVAGDKTATRQFIVDNSAPTVASSVPAEGQRLTSTVALMVNVQDATGLAGPPMITLDGTPVKQGDQIGHGLPAGAHTIAVTASDTLGNTATRQIRFTSASIPDVPTELGATVSGVNEQTAKLSAKIPGEAGVPLTATFTKADVVIPSTGYQGEAADVPTTLDVAHDQTVDVNSLRPLDNRIVDTVSSRDVVFQRYDLNLGSSPATPTVRWEGTIDPKRVVALRVWDVAAKKWVVLTSGRGRAGESTVLAAEAGAQYRDGGAVHVLVTGEDPFADDLSPRDSSAQNDKDHFEDPSTYDFAIAHFTDTQYLTEGAAGGTYDDWDGVKEPSDVMTAEEQAIWAAAYRNEVQWIADNTTSRKIAYAAHTGDIIENDYYDPLATKPDGSLLRPGLNEQVEKELALASSYQAILDKKGVVNQVIAGNHDNQLGAETGPASRFSKTFSAERYQQAAKGWPAGAEYHAWDEKVNPDGSITPGKDNQNNYVLFSAGGLDFVAVGLSYGVTPQEANWADSIFKRYKDRNGILLSHDYLRPSSNPDGRDAAFSAPDGSPLYKQVVEANPNVFLVLAGHEHGVGTNVKSKVGVTVTHDVVELLADYQFYTVPAGELWPALVDAAGNIDVNGDGTPDHKATDRLQFGASFLRLLQFDVKRAELHIDTYSPFLNNFGATEYDLRQDGSQTKPRYNGAEDNLTLPVDLTTRKTSFSTDSLAAYVPNGVIGTDNVVANGTAGATWTGLTPATSYGWIVTAKSADDGVAVARPAVFRSRKGQPALTAAAVSVPWGTAAKVTVNVAAGNTPVTGTIELREGDKVRGTAPISNGKATFTLPIGLAAGAHTLTASYAGNDTFEPAQGTVAVAVNLPPGWNAKTLYKSGDRVSYQGKPYLAPWASVRQPPGEPYGAWQELAMSEDGTAIWTASRIFEKGDVALFKNKRYQAKWWTRNQPPGDPHGPWAPIG; this is translated from the coding sequence ATGAGTGCACGTCGGTTCAGACGGTGGAAGGCCGCCTCCGTGATGCTGGCGGCCGCGTTGGTCGCGGGAGGTAGTGCCGCGATCGGAGACAGCGGGGCCGAGGCAGTAGCGGCGGCCGCGGCCAGTGGTACGCCGGTGCTCAACCTGCAGGCCGGGCAGACGCTGGAAAGTACGGCGGTCGTCACCGCCGAAGCGTCGGTGGAGAACGACTCGGTTGTCGCGCTGAAGGTCGATGGCAACCAGCTCGACGCGGAGAAGACAGCGGGTACGGCGCATTTTGCGTTCGACATGGGCGGGAACGGGACCGAGGCGCGGTACCGGAACTACCTGACTGTCAACGGGCGTGCGGACAAGGTGTACTTTCCGGACCTCGCCGGTGGCGTGGGTGGGCGGCTCGATCTGCCGGGGGAGTGGCTGCACGCCGGTGTGAACACGGTGACCGTGCACGCCGGCGCTGCCTGGGTAGACACGACCAACACCGCGGCGGTCGGGTACGAGGTGCTGCCGTACGGTGAGGGCGGCCGCTGCCCCAACTACGACGACTTCGCGCTCAGCAGCATCGGGGTGAGTCTGCTCGGGACCGCGATCGACGGTGAGCAGAACGACTTCAGCTACACCTTCGGCGATGGTACGTGCGGCAGCTCGAAGCGCTTGCTGACAAAGGATCTGACCTTCGTCGTCTCGGGTCAGCCGGGTAGCACGGCTGGGCTTCGCGCGGAGCTGGACACGACCCGATTGAGCAACGGCGAGCACACTATCGTCGCGACCACCGCCTCCGGCGCGACCGCGACCGCGAACGTGCGGGTCAACAACGCGCCGGCCGGTGCCCCGAAGATCACCCCGGCCGATGGTGTCGTGGTGAAGGGCGAGCAGCCGGTCATTGCGGCCGTACCAGCGGGCGGTCAGAACGGTGTCGACGCCCTCGCGATCGACGGAGCGCCGGCGCGGACCGACGAGACGCTTGCCGCCGGTACCGCGACGTTCGGTGTCACCGTCGAGGCGGGGAACTCGGTCGAGGCGAAGTACCACAACTACCTGTTGGTGAACGGGAACCGTGTCGATCTCGGTGGCGACTACGGTGTAAGTGGCGCGGAGACGGTGGCGATCAAGCTGCCGCAGCGGTACCTGAAGCCCGGCGACAACACCATCCAGGTGAAGACCGGTGACTACAACGGCACGCTCAACGGCGCGACCTGCGCGAACCACGACGACTTCAAGCTCAGTACGCCGAACCTCGCGCTGAGCAGTGCCGGGACGATCACCCGCGGCACCACGTACCTGTTGACCACGACCGGATCAACCACCACCAAGGCCGTGACGAGCGACGCGGTACTCGCGCTCGGCGACGGTACCTGTGGGCCGAACAAGGAGGCGGAGTTCCATTTCAGCATCGCGGATGCGCCGACCGCGCAGACGGTGCAGACGCTGGGTACGGGCGACGCCGCGCGCCTGAAGGTATTTGTCGGGGGCAACGGTTCCGACAGCGGGTACGACAACAAGGTGCTGATCAACGGCATCCCGCTCGACCTCGGGATCTGGGAGAAGGAAACCGCCGAGCTGACGTTCCCGAACGAGTGGCTCGTCCCGGGCGTGAACGTACTGGAGTTCGTCGCCGGCACCGATCACGGCAGCGCGAAGCCGGGTGGCTGCGACAACTACGACGACTTCACGTTGCGGGATTTCCAGCTCACGCCGACCGGTGGCAAGGCGACTCTGCTCGGCAAGGAGGTTGCCGGGAGCAACGTAACGATCGGTGGCGCGACCTACCCGGTGGGCACGCCGGTGACCGTCTACGTCGGCGATGGCACCTGCGGAAGCAGTCACAACGGTGTGTTGCGCAAGACGATCCAGTTCGACGTCACGGCCGAGGACGGTTCGCCGCTCGCGGCGCTCGGGCGGCGCGCGGATGTCGACAGTACGACGATCGCGGACGGTGCGCACGGCATCGAGGCAGTGGCCGGCGACAAGACCGCGACTCGGCAGTTTATTGTCGACAATTCCGCGCCGACGGTCGCGAGCAGTGTTCCGGCCGAGGGGCAGCGGCTGACGTCGACCGTCGCGCTGATGGTGAACGTTCAGGACGCGACCGGACTGGCGGGCCCGCCGATGATCACGCTGGACGGCACGCCGGTGAAGCAGGGTGACCAGATCGGTCATGGTCTGCCGGCCGGTGCGCACACGATCGCGGTGACCGCGTCCGACACGCTCGGCAACACCGCGACCCGGCAGATCCGGTTCACCAGCGCGAGCATTCCGGACGTACCGACCGAGCTCGGTGCGACGGTCAGCGGTGTCAACGAGCAGACGGCGAAGCTGTCCGCGAAGATCCCGGGTGAGGCGGGCGTACCGCTCACCGCGACCTTCACCAAGGCGGACGTGGTGATCCCGTCCACTGGGTATCAGGGCGAGGCGGCCGACGTACCGACCACGCTCGACGTTGCACACGATCAGACGGTCGACGTGAACTCGTTGCGTCCCTTGGACAATAGGATTGTCGACACCGTCTCGAGCCGCGACGTGGTGTTCCAGCGGTACGACCTGAACCTCGGATCGTCGCCGGCTACGCCGACCGTGCGGTGGGAGGGGACGATCGACCCGAAGCGGGTGGTCGCGCTCCGGGTCTGGGACGTCGCCGCGAAGAAGTGGGTGGTGCTGACCAGCGGGCGCGGCCGGGCGGGGGAGAGCACGGTACTCGCGGCGGAGGCCGGCGCGCAGTACCGCGACGGCGGCGCCGTGCACGTACTGGTCACGGGTGAGGACCCGTTCGCGGACGATCTGTCGCCGCGGGACTCGTCGGCGCAGAACGACAAGGACCACTTCGAGGACCCGTCGACGTACGACTTCGCGATCGCGCACTTCACCGACACGCAGTACCTGACCGAAGGCGCGGCCGGCGGGACGTACGACGACTGGGACGGCGTCAAGGAACCCAGTGACGTGATGACCGCCGAGGAGCAGGCGATCTGGGCGGCCGCGTACCGCAACGAGGTGCAGTGGATTGCAGACAATACGACAAGTCGCAAGATCGCGTACGCCGCGCACACCGGCGACATCATCGAGAACGACTACTACGATCCGCTGGCGACGAAGCCGGACGGTTCGCTGCTGCGACCGGGCCTGAACGAGCAGGTCGAGAAGGAGCTCGCGCTCGCGTCCAGCTATCAGGCGATCCTCGACAAGAAGGGGGTTGTCAACCAGGTCATTGCCGGCAACCACGACAACCAGCTGGGCGCGGAGACCGGTCCGGCGTCACGGTTCAGCAAGACGTTCAGCGCCGAGCGGTACCAGCAGGCCGCGAAGGGCTGGCCGGCCGGCGCCGAGTACCACGCGTGGGACGAGAAGGTGAACCCGGACGGCTCCATCACCCCGGGCAAGGACAATCAGAACAACTACGTCCTGTTCTCGGCCGGTGGTCTGGACTTCGTCGCGGTCGGTCTGTCGTACGGCGTGACACCGCAGGAAGCCAACTGGGCGGACTCGATCTTCAAGCGGTACAAGGATCGCAACGGCATCCTGTTGTCGCACGACTACCTGCGGCCGTCGAGCAACCCCGACGGCCGGGACGCGGCGTTCTCCGCGCCGGACGGTTCCCCGCTGTACAAGCAGGTCGTCGAGGCGAACCCGAACGTCTTCCTGGTGCTGGCCGGACACGAGCACGGCGTCGGCACCAACGTGAAGTCCAAGGTCGGCGTGACGGTCACCCACGACGTGGTCGAGCTGCTCGCGGACTACCAGTTCTACACGGTCCCCGCGGGTGAGTTGTGGCCGGCGCTGGTCGATGCCGCCGGCAACATCGACGTGAACGGCGACGGTACGCCGGATCACAAGGCGACCGATCGGCTGCAGTTCGGCGCGAGTTTCCTGCGGCTGCTGCAGTTCGACGTCAAGCGCGCCGAGTTGCACATCGACACGTACTCGCCGTTCCTGAACAACTTCGGGGCGACCGAGTACGACCTCCGGCAGGACGGCAGCCAGACCAAGCCGCGGTACAACGGTGCCGAGGACAACCTCACACTGCCGGTCGACCTGACCACGCGGAAGACGTCGTTCAGCACCGACTCGCTCGCGGCGTACGTGCCGAACGGCGTGATCGGGACTGACAACGTGGTCGCGAACGGTACCGCCGGTGCGACGTGGACCGGTCTGACCCCGGCGACGTCGTACGGCTGGATCGTGACGGCGAAGAGCGCCGACGACGGGGTCGCGGTCGCGCGGCCGGCGGTGTTCCGGAGCCGTAAGGGTCAGCCGGCACTCACGGCCGCGGCCGTGTCGGTGCCGTGGGGTACCGCGGCGAAGGTGACGGTAAACGTTGCTGCAGGCAACACCCCGGTCACGGGCACGATCGAGCTCCGTGAAGGCGACAAGGTCCGCGGCACGGCGCCGATCAGCAACGGCAAGGCGACTTTCACACTGCCGATCGGTCTGGCCGCGGGCGCGCACACGCTGACCGCCTCGTACGCGGGCAACGACACGTTCGAACCGGCTCAAGGTACCGTCGCCGTCGCGGTGAACCTGCCGCCGGGGTGGAACGCGAAGACGCTCTACAAGTCCGGTGACCGCGTGTCGTACCAGGGCAAGCCGTACCTCGCGCCCTGGGCGAGCGTCCGGCAGCCGCCGGGTGAGCCGTACGGCGCGTGGCAGGAACTGGCGATGAGTGAGGACGGTACGGCGATCTGGACCGCGTCCCGGATCTTCGAGAAGGGCGATGTGGCGCTGTTCAAGAACAAGCGGTACCAGGCCAAGTGGTGGACCCGGAACCAGCCACCGGGCGATCCGCACGGCCCGTGGGCGCCGATCGGATAG
- a CDS encoding Gfo/Idh/MocA family oxidoreductase: MSNPLKIATLSFWHVHAGDYSRQAGEHPGTELVAVWDDDAERGREGAAKFGAEYTADLDALLARDDLDGVVITTPTDAHRDVMVRAARAGKHIFTEKVLAPTVAEAEEIVAATDAAGVKLTVSLPRLYHGYTTAIREVLDKGTLGRLTYGRVRLSHDGAIARDGKDGWLPQRFFEPKAAIGGALTDLGCHPVYLTQLFLGANPETVSATYRSVAGLGLEDNAVVVAGYGDQKIGVIEAGFASSNPFTIELFGTEGTLTYTDAGNVLTVNGEQVPVPEHSTDAFAQWVDHINNGTRADENIERAVELTRLVVAANAAAESGQAIVYS; this comes from the coding sequence GTGTCCAACCCGCTGAAGATCGCCACCCTGAGCTTCTGGCACGTCCACGCCGGCGACTATTCGAGGCAGGCCGGCGAGCACCCGGGAACCGAGCTGGTCGCCGTCTGGGACGACGACGCCGAGCGCGGCCGGGAGGGCGCCGCGAAGTTCGGCGCCGAGTACACCGCCGATCTGGACGCGTTGCTCGCCCGTGACGACCTGGATGGGGTAGTGATCACCACGCCGACCGACGCGCACCGCGACGTGATGGTGCGCGCGGCGCGGGCCGGCAAGCACATCTTCACCGAGAAGGTGCTGGCGCCGACGGTCGCCGAAGCGGAGGAGATCGTCGCCGCGACCGACGCGGCCGGCGTGAAGCTGACGGTCTCGCTGCCGCGGCTCTACCACGGGTACACGACGGCGATCCGCGAGGTGCTCGACAAGGGCACGCTCGGTCGGCTCACGTACGGGCGGGTGCGGCTTTCGCATGACGGTGCGATCGCGCGGGACGGCAAGGACGGCTGGCTGCCGCAGCGGTTCTTCGAGCCGAAGGCGGCGATCGGCGGCGCGCTCACCGATCTCGGCTGCCACCCGGTGTACCTGACTCAGCTCTTCCTCGGCGCGAATCCGGAGACGGTGAGCGCGACGTACCGGTCGGTGGCCGGGCTCGGGCTGGAGGACAACGCCGTCGTGGTCGCCGGGTACGGCGATCAGAAGATCGGTGTGATCGAAGCTGGGTTCGCCAGTAGCAACCCGTTCACGATCGAATTGTTCGGGACCGAGGGCACGCTGACGTACACCGACGCGGGCAACGTACTGACCGTGAACGGCGAGCAGGTGCCGGTGCCGGAGCATTCGACCGACGCGTTCGCGCAGTGGGTGGATCACATCAACAACGGCACCCGGGCGGACGAGAACATCGAGCGCGCGGTCGAGCTGACCCGCTTGGTGGTGGCCGCGAACGCCGCGGCCGAGTCCGGTCAGGCGATTGTCTACAGCTGA
- a CDS encoding Gfo/Idh/MocA family protein, with the protein MLKVGLIGAGGIASAHIKGYRAHADRIGVTAVADAVPETAKRRAEELGATAYTDYRDLLVNEDLDAVDICLPHHLHRDAIVAAAEAGRHVLCEKPLCLSAAEAADVRKAVTENGVTLMCAHNQLFMPAVAKAKELLEAGTIGTVYEVRTTDSFYNDFDPSSMGWRASARTSGGGELIDTGYHPTYLMLHLAGGLPVEATAMLSTHRLKFMEGEDSAQVLIRFDNGVVGQLVTSWAYQPAASTERFSAVGELGSLTSDGTSLSYRLRSGETETFEFEPVDTFVAEIGHFADSLANQQRPLHTEAEGIAVLGILLAAYEGARTKAIAPVLKV; encoded by the coding sequence ATGCTCAAGGTCGGACTCATCGGTGCCGGCGGGATCGCGTCGGCGCACATCAAGGGCTACCGGGCGCACGCGGACCGGATCGGCGTCACCGCGGTCGCGGACGCGGTGCCGGAGACCGCGAAGAGACGTGCCGAGGAGCTCGGCGCCACCGCGTACACGGACTATCGCGACCTGCTCGTGAACGAGGACCTGGACGCGGTCGACATCTGCCTCCCGCATCATCTGCACCGGGACGCGATCGTCGCGGCGGCGGAGGCGGGCAGGCACGTGCTCTGCGAGAAGCCGCTCTGCCTGTCCGCGGCCGAGGCCGCGGACGTACGCAAGGCAGTGACCGAGAACGGCGTGACGCTGATGTGCGCGCACAACCAGCTGTTCATGCCGGCGGTCGCGAAGGCCAAGGAACTGCTCGAGGCCGGCACGATCGGCACCGTGTACGAGGTGCGGACCACCGACAGCTTCTACAACGACTTCGACCCGAGCTCGATGGGCTGGCGGGCGAGCGCCAGGACAAGTGGTGGTGGCGAGCTCATCGACACCGGGTACCACCCCACCTATCTGATGCTCCATCTCGCCGGCGGGCTGCCGGTCGAGGCCACCGCGATGCTCTCCACGCACCGGTTGAAGTTCATGGAGGGCGAGGATTCGGCGCAGGTGCTGATCCGGTTCGACAACGGGGTCGTCGGGCAGCTGGTGACCAGCTGGGCGTACCAGCCGGCCGCCTCCACCGAACGGTTCTCCGCCGTCGGTGAGCTCGGTTCGCTGACCAGCGACGGTACGTCGCTCTCGTACCGGTTGCGCTCCGGCGAGACCGAGACCTTCGAGTTCGAACCGGTCGACACCTTCGTCGCCGAGATCGGCCACTTCGCCGACTCGCTGGCGAACCAGCAGCGGCCGCTGCACACCGAGGCCGAAGGCATCGCCGTCCTCGGCATCCTGCTCGCCGCGTACGAGGGCGCCCGCACGAAGGCGATCGCGCCGGTCCTGAAGGTCTGA